The following are from one region of the Littorina saxatilis isolate snail1 linkage group LG4, US_GU_Lsax_2.0, whole genome shotgun sequence genome:
- the LOC138965017 gene encoding uncharacterized protein translates to MKDYVAAADETDSDKERCFIELKNLKSLFSAVACGECGGTLSVCFGDKMGYSREIRLACEDCTFTKQQHSCSRLDGSNNITMGFDVNNSIVMCFNELGCGEAALRKFSAIMSIPGLSHNTYRRISKKVGGAHREVTANVLQAAVQAVHDANAHGDPDFDNGDNSDEDGDAECAANDGDSSDSANVDSDDDSSHSGSTASTARRDSDDEGEGRH, encoded by the exons ATGAAAGACTACGTTGCTGCAGCTGACGAAACGGACAGTGACAAAGAGCGGTGCTTCATTGAGTTGAAAAATTTGAAGTCTCTGTTTTCGGCGGTCGCTTGTGGCGAGTGTGGTGGGACCCTGTCGGTGTGCTTTGGTGACAAGATGGGATATTCAAGAGAAATAAGACTGGCTTGTGAG GATTGCACCTTCACGAAGCAGCAGCATTCATGTAGCCGACTTGATGGGAGCAACAACATTACTATGGGGTTTGACGTCAACAACTCCATTGTCATGTGCTTCAACGAGTTAGGATGTGGCGAGGCAGCTCTTCGGAAGTTCTCTGCCATCATGTCGATTCCAGGATTGTCGCACAACACCTATCGGCGTATCTCCAAGAAGGTGGGTGGTGCACACAGAGAGGTGACTGCAAATGTCTTGCAGGCAGCTGTTCAAGCTGTGCATGATGCCAATGCACATGGCGACCCGGACTTTGACAACGGTGACAACAGTGACGAAGATGGTGACGCAGAGTGTGCAGCTAATGATGGTGACAGCAGCGACTCTGCAAATGTTGACAGTGACGACGACAGTAGTCATAGTGGCTCTACTGCTAGCACAGCAAGAAGAGACAGTGATGATGAAGGTGAGGGTCGGCATTGA